Within Malus domestica chromosome 04, GDT2T_hap1, the genomic segment GgggtttcttcaatttattattaaaaatgtttgtcattcagtttttttaattatattttttctcATTAATCGATAATTATGATGTTTAATTTGACAAGCAAACTCTATATCTCTTTGGTTTCATCTGTCACGGGGGGGTGTTTTTCTAAATTGTTAGGTTTTTGACTTTGATACAATGTAGCAGCATTTCCAATCTGAATCAAACTTGCTGGTCAAGGTTCCATTTGGTTTCCTAAAACTATTAATCGTCTTGGGGAAAATCATGAAACTTGAAGACTTCAACTCTTATAGATTAAATAGTAAGAGAGACAGTTGAAGAGTTCTTTCTCACAGTTGTTAATGCTAATGAGAGACACTTTAAGAATTaactgttataaaaaaaaaaaaaactatcacATCTTTAGTCTTGTTACTTCTGCCATTGTTTATTGAATCCTAGCTTTGTTTCCACCTCTAATCACCCATTTGGGATTTGGGATCTTGGTAAGGAATTTCCGAAGTTAAGGAGTCTGTTGTGACAGGAAGATTCAAATAAAAATCTAGCAGCTCTTGTTCATCCCCACTTATCATCAATTGTTAGTGTTGAGAAAAGTAATGGTTAGGTGTAACAACAATTGAGTCCATCAtgagtttttcttttctcttcaaaATTGTATTGTAAGTGTTTGTGACACGACTTGAAGTTTTGAGATGCTTATTTTGTGAACAACCCTAATTTgaagtacaacaacaacaactaaGTCTTATTCCACTAAGTGAGGTCGACTGCATGAATCCTCGAATGGCGATGCGCTCAGTTTTGCGCCATGTCTTCCGTTAGCTTCAAGTACTCCATATCTTTTCTTAAAATCTCTTTTAAAGTCTTTCTAGGTATTTCTCTATCCCTTTTGTTATAAGCATCCGTCTCATAATCACATCTTCTAAacgaaattaaaaattaagttCAAATGTTTGAACAACTGAATTAGGATGAAATTAGTACAAGTGGATGCATAGAGCCAATTAGATAGTGCAATGGACTAAATATTCAACACTCAGAGAATAATGTTGGGAAGAAGATAAACATGGAATTTGGTGGCAGAAGCACGTTTTAAGCTGTCATCTTCTAATATTATAATGCGAGTGATTATTtaatctaatttaattaaacaaacatgGTCCATATTCACATGATTTGGTTAAGTCTAAAGAGCTTTTGTCAAAGATTGATTCTAACCTAAATAATTATATTTGGTTTTCCGGGTACCCTAATTAGGTGCCTAATCCTCATTAGTGATCACACTTCCATCATTTGATCAAATGGAGACAGGTGCGCACGAGTGTGCGTGTCTTGGTGAGCAATCCATCCATTGCTTGTCCCAAGAACCATAATCATGGTGTTTTATGTTAAACTAATGACAACAAATAACAACTAAGCAAAGGCTTGGGTTCGATAATATTGTTCACATGCATCAACGGATGACCATCCGGCCACAGGGGccacatgcttgtggatggtaaGTCACATGGACGGTTGTTTAGTTAGAAGCAAAACTCTTTAACAATAATGATAATGATGTAAAAGAAGAAACACAATTAGGAAATCTCATGCTTTAGTTAGGGCAAAACTGTTTTATACTTTTTAGTAACCATAGCTGCTATGTGTAATTTGGCATCCAAACAAATAATTGTAGAAGATATTGCGGTGAACAAATAATTGTAGGAGATATTGTCAGTGCGCATCCGGTAGCTGTAAGTTGCTTGTTCAAGTTTTTGGCTTTACAACGTATTACCAAGTTCCATGTTAGTCAGATTAGTCAACATTTATATGTTTTGATGCAACAACATGCAAGTGTGCTTTCTTCCGGGTTGGTTCTGTTGGATTTATTCCGATGTAAATCAACCCTAAATGGTCTACAACATATAATctgaatgtaatattggagattAATGTAGATATTGTGATTTGATTTCCTAAAGATATCAATCTTATATTAGGTGTCTTGTAATACAAGTAAGATTGATGGAGTCCTTGATTTTATGTGATTATGACACCTAACTGATGGGCTAAAAAGGTGGGATTTGGGATTCCTTTATGGACAGAACCTTAATACCTTAGCCAATATAAATACTAAGGTCCCTGCAAACCCTCGATACACAATAAACACTTCGCATAAATAGTTGTATCCGACTAGATGCTTTGTAGAAGACTTTGGTGTTGTTGCATCCTACATCATTGTGCTTGGCATCCAATGGCTATTATTTCACGATCAGGTCAGCCAACTccttgtttgtgttttaattatataaccacCTAAAGTTTATCCTGCAATTTACTCATCTTCCTTGCAATAGTAAATCtgcaagacaagcaaagtttgATTCAATTCACATTTGTTGAAACAGCTCGTGCAATTCGATTGTTTTGGCAGACCTGATTGGTTTGTACGCGAAAATAAGCGATACCTTGCAATTTATTCTCCCCGTTGAAGCTGAGGGAGAGGTCTCTTGAAATGAAGAATTGCTGATCCTCTGGACTAAGATATCCATCCACGGGATCAATGGAAACCGTGGTTTCAGGCTCAGTTTCGACGCTAAACTTACTGCGAGCTTCCTGCATTTAGAATCTTTGGGTGACAAATACCGAAAGGGCCATGCAACACCAGAAAATTTGACAAATAGGATGAGAAACCACTGCGAAGCAGTAGTAGTAAGTTGAAAACTACAAGTATAAGTTCTTTGAAATGAAGAGAGGGGTGGGGACCTTTGAAAAATGATACCCTTCGGGTACtgatattttaataaacagGTTGCCCTCGTTGGATATGGACCACCATCAACTGTAACGGTCTGTGTGTCAGCTGATGATCGTCTTCTCAAGGATTTTTGTTTTGCTACGGGAGGCCGAACCCCTTTCAGCTCCAAAGTAAGAAGTTCAGCTTCTTCCTTGTCTAGATATCTGATAAGACGACTCTTGTTTGTATCAGCTATGAAAATTCTTCTTGTACAAATAAAGAGAGAGAACTTTAAATCGAAGCTTGTTACTGATAAGGAATAAAACCGAGTCTCACTTTCTGATTTTCCATGGTATTTACAAGATTAtaatgttgttgatgcacaaaatcagtgagactttggaacaacgtaaatccgaccgtaaatcacacaaacgcacaagaaTACAAAGATATAATGTGATTCACCCTAAGTTGGGGCTACATTCACACTGCTGTCGATCCATTTTCACTATGTAAATTGAGGGTTACGAGTTTCACTATGTAAATTGAGGGTTACGATGTACATGGAGGCTATAGAGGCTAGGATTTGCTCTCTTTGCCCTGCTCCTAAAGTGAGGGTTAAggatccttttatagaataagggtttcctTCCCCTCGTACATGGTTAAGTAGTGAGGTCCCAATATTGAAGGCTAATATACGGTACAACAAATGTAATTTCAAGTGATGCAGATTCAAAGTGGCATATGCaattctagaaaaaaaaaacatcactaTTTTTCGCACATAACGATTCCTGATGGCTCTGAAAGCTGCCAGAAGATAACGGCTTATTAGCAAAATGAATCAATATGCTTACCCTTTCATTTCTAAAATAATATGATACGTtaatttatgtgtgtgtgtgtgtgtgtgtgtgtgtataagcTGCCTATATATCCACGTGCAACTTCGCATTGAATTACAAGGTTCCCACTTTgctttccccccccccccccccccccacagcCTATATGATATGAACAAAACACATCATAAGAATCATTCTTTTCTGACACATTTCGAAATCAAATAGAGAGAAAAACAGAGAAACAAGGAAACCCCAGACGCCAAAAACCCTCAAAAATTGAGAAAACTCACGTGAGGTTCAGGTCAGATGAGTTATGCAACTTGTTGAGTCTCTGATACAAGCTTTCACTCACAGAGTTCTCCAGGAAGCTCTTCCCATCAGCCACATAAATCGTCGCATTGGAATCCATGATCTGTGTCTCGGTCTCAGCCTCCATGTTTGCACAGAGAGAGAGCTTTCACTTCAATTACTCTGCTCTCCTTCAACATTTGTAATCCCCAAAACTAAAGCCAAATGTCTTCTTACAAACATGCAGATTATGCGCATGTTGATGTAAAATGGATTAATTAACTTACAGATTTACTGAGAAATTCTTTCATGTAACCGAGATTTGTTTTGAGTACTATCATCGTCTATTAAATGCTTACAAACGTGTTTAAACAGTGCACTATTCATCTAATAAACGATTACACGTAATGAATTGGTGACATAAAAAAATCTCATTAACATCTAGGCCCAATTGTGACAGGCAGTAAGTGATAGCGAAATTATTGCCGAGACTGGTGCGTTTTCCGCCTGAAAGCTATGAACTCTCTTTGTTTTCCATTTAGCTTCAAGACATTTTAACAAAAGTTCGCCCTTACCTACATAGGCGTTTGTCCACTAGGATACAATGATCTAACCTGtaaccaaaatttcaaaattcggGGGTAAGCTCGTTTCTCGCGCATCCATCGGTCCTCTACGCGGTGCATTTTCTCTGTGCCGAAACtaactttgtcatttcaaaCATTTGTAAACACAGTCGATCATTCTCCATGCCTCTAAGAAGAGAAGATTCTcttcagagagagagattgtTTAGAAATATCATGGAAGAAAAGTAGCGGTTGAAACAAAAGACGATTAGCTAAAAACCTTTCTTTACACCAAGGGAAGGGTCTAAGGATGCATTTTCGAACCCCGTCTGCAGCCGCTCACCACCAAAAATATAAAGGCTATGCTACCACATTTCCATCCAGGGGGAACggatttccaaaatatacacgAAAAGACCGGCAAGATTGTAACATATATAAGAAATGTACAAGACCTACCTTCCCCGGAATAGAAAGAGTCTCGATTTCAAAAACAAACCCCAGCTGAAATTCTTGAGTCCTTGGGTGAACCACATTACTTACTCCAGTCAATCCCTTCTAGGAGACTTTCTTGAAAGTTCACTGCTAGATTTTGAACACATGATTTTTCTGTATCAGATTGCAAAGCCGCGCGGCAGTTCCCATTCCATGAACGTGAAGGCTTCTTTCCTCTTTCTGCATTTTGCATGCCCTGGTTTTCCTCATCAACCATCATTTCTTGAGCCACTCTTTTTTCATTAACCCTCTTACTTGCCTCAACATATGGCTgcaaggaaaaaataaataaacacaattACACCTACCGACACTCAGAGGAAGGACATCAATTGCAGAAAGAGAGGAATAATCAGCCTGTGTTTAAATAGTCATGCCGCCAAACATTTTCCACTTGATAAATTACTGATTGTCCTTCTAATTCTTTAAGAGGTTTATCTAAAAGATTCGCGATATAACTAGGAAGACGTTTCAAATACCACACTGCGGTATTAGgaaaaatatgtttttaaaatttcaaCACTATCAGTTGTACGAGGACTAATAAAATTTTGGGAATCAAATGCATAAGTTCTTGTTAACTTTGCTTCCAGACTCAGTTTAAGCAAATAAACTTTCCGATTACACTGGACCCGAATTGCACAGTTTGAAAGCTTCAAGGGAATAAAATAGCATATAAAAACGAATGCAACCAAGTGGCTGAACATTAACGTAGACTATGTAAAAGTTGAGTAACTCTACCTGTTTCTCACTCTCAGAGAGGCACCTCCATGCACTGACGGCCAAGTCTAAGACCCTTCGACCCTTAAGTTGCTCCGAAGCAGAACTTTTCAACCGCTCACATTCTTTCCTGAGGAAGATGGTATAAGCACTTTGTGTCCCTCGTGGAAAACCACCACgttttttcatctctttttTCTGGGAGTGCAGCTGGGGGAACTGCTTCTGTTCTGCAGATGTAGAACCTAATCAAATGTCCAAATGTAATGTTTTAGTTTGCTGAATTCACAATTTTGCATCACAAAGAAAACAATCGGCCCCACGACCTTCTCTGTTCCTTCAGAAGTTTGATAATACCACTAAATGTACGGCTGCAACATGTAATGTTTTTAGTTTGCTGAATTCAATCAACCAAGTAAGCAACGGTGACATACCTATTGGTTGACAATTCTCTTTGGGCGTCGTCTTCTCCACATGAGAACTTTCAAGACTCGGTAACATCTGAGATGAATTATCCCTACACTGCCCTTCCATTGCTGAGACATCCCCAATATTATAAAAACTGGCATGACCTGATATTTTTATCCTAATCAGAAAAACAAAGGTAATacgaacatattgaaaacatgcaTTTCTCTAGAGCTTGTCTAATATAAAAATAGGCTCGAGAACAATTGGCAAGGAGTAGCTACTCTACCTAGAGTAGAAGCAGCGTTTGCATGAGGTTCCCTGTAGTAGTAAAGTTTTTCATACTGGTAGAGAACGAGTGCGTAAAGGTTTAAGAGAGGTTGAGAATCCTGCAGACTGTCACAATCCAATTTTAAGGCGAGTGCAACTTCGCCCCATCTCTCATCAGCGGTAACCTGGAAAGTAACCGTTATAGGTCTATTTAATATCTTGTGCTGCAACTTCATCCCTTCAAATTTTAAGgtgaaaagttgaaaaccaCTTCATCTAATAAATGATTCTGTAACTGCATAGGAACGCGCTGTTAAGCGCTTCAACAATTCATGTTCTCTCCTAAACAACCAAGACATTCTAATTTCAAACTAGATAATCCCAAATCTGGAAGTTCGGAACTTCAGAAAACTTGATCGTTCCATGACTCAAAATCAACACAatcaaagtaaacaaattattaGTCCCTTTTGGAACATCCGATAAAACACGAACGAGGTAATGGACTCTCTTTTTGGTTTTCACTACATAAATACGAAATAATCATCAAATGATTGGAAACAAACTACCTGAAGAAACCCTCCTCTTGCAGTAACTTCTTTGTAACACAAATGCAAGTCCAGCATTGATTGTCTGAGATCAAAACTGCACAATGCAACCAATCAGATATCGCTAACTGGGAACAGGTTAAATTAACTGAACCAGTATTCACCATTCCAATCACATAAGCTCCCCAAATATTCCACATGCATAAGTAAGTACAAGGAGGT encodes:
- the LOC108173173 gene encoding protein SUPPRESSOR OF QUENCHING 1, chloroplastic-like isoform X2, yielding MEAETETQIMDSNATIYVADGKSFLENSVSESLYQRLNKLHNSSDLNLTYLDKEEAELLTLELKGVRPPVAKQKSLRRRSSADTQTVTVDGGPYPTRATCLLKYQYPKGIIFQRKLAVSLASKLSLKPRFPLIPWMDILVQRISNSSFQETSPSASTGRINCKIYYCKEDE
- the LOC108173173 gene encoding protein SUPPRESSOR OF QUENCHING 1, chloroplastic-like isoform X1; this translates as MEAETETQIMDSNATIYVADGKSFLENSVSESLYQRLNKLHNSSDLNLTYLDKEEAELLTLELKGVRPPVAKQKSLRRRSSADTQTVTVDGGPYPTRATCLLKYQYPKGIIFQRSPPLSSFQRTYTCSFQLTTTASQWFLILFVKFSGVAWPFRYLSPKDSKCRKLAVSLASKLSLKPRFPLIPWMDILVQRISNSSFQETSPSASTGRINCKIYYCKEDE
- the LOC103433865 gene encoding putative high mobility group B protein 11, with the translated sequence MEISESEKQNMNSNVTVSESDGKSLLENSEIDSFYQRLNKLHTSSGLNLVFDLRQSMLDLHLCYKEVTARGGFLQVTADERWGEVALALKLDCDSLQDSQPLLNLYALVLYQYEKLYYYREPHANAASTLGHASFYNIGDVSAMEGQCRDNSSQMLPSLESSHVEKTTPKENCQPIGSTSAEQKQFPQLHSQKKEMKKRGGFPRGTQSAYTIFLRKECERLKSSASEQLKGRRVLDLAVSAWRCLSESEKQPYVEASKRVNEKRVAQEMMVDEENQGMQNAERGKKPSRSWNGNCRAALQSDTEKSCVQNLAVNFQESLLEGIDWSK